A genomic region of Fodinisporobacter ferrooxydans contains the following coding sequences:
- the tatA gene encoding twin-arginine translocase TatA/TatE family subunit produces the protein MLSNIGLPGLILILVLALIIFGPSKLPEIGRAFGRSLKEFKDATKDLTSEITEKNEEKRG, from the coding sequence GTGCTTTCAAACATTGGACTGCCAGGTCTCATATTAATTCTGGTGCTCGCATTGATTATCTTTGGACCTAGCAAGCTGCCGGAGATCGGACGGGCTTTCGGACGCTCTTTAAAAGAATTTAAAGATGCAACCAAAGACTTAACGTCTGAAATTACAGAAAAAAACGAAGAAAAAAGAGGGTAA
- the tatC gene encoding twin-arginine translocase subunit TatC — protein MSDSEMGLVQHLEDLRKRLILTLVFFVLALIVSFLFIGKIYGFLIQPLLGAQLTVLGPAESIRVYFTLAGVFALGLTLPYALYHVWRFVSPALTEKEKKITFRYIPAVFLMFVAGIVFGYFVVFHMLLRVLLQISRENFSVMLTAGNYFGFLIDITLPFGFLFEMPIVVMFLTKIGIVNPIRLAKMRKYAYFILVIVASMLSPPELVSHLSVAAPMILLYEISIWISRIVYRKQLLMQQSYEEHYSSEEA, from the coding sequence ATGTCTGATTCAGAAATGGGTCTTGTCCAACACCTGGAGGATCTGAGGAAACGTTTAATTCTTACACTTGTTTTTTTTGTTCTGGCACTCATTGTCAGTTTTCTTTTCATCGGGAAAATTTATGGATTTCTGATTCAACCGTTATTAGGTGCACAATTGACTGTGTTGGGGCCTGCTGAATCGATTCGCGTCTACTTTACACTGGCAGGCGTATTTGCGCTTGGTCTGACGCTTCCATATGCGCTGTACCATGTTTGGAGGTTTGTTTCTCCGGCGTTGACGGAAAAGGAAAAGAAAATAACGTTTCGTTATATACCGGCAGTATTTTTGATGTTTGTCGCAGGAATTGTTTTCGGATACTTTGTTGTGTTCCATATGTTATTGCGTGTTTTGCTGCAGATTTCGAGAGAGAATTTTAGCGTCATGTTGACGGCGGGCAACTATTTTGGCTTTTTAATTGATATTACGCTGCCTTTTGGATTTCTATTTGAAATGCCGATCGTTGTTATGTTTTTAACGAAAATCGGTATTGTTAATCCGATACGTTTGGCTAAAATGCGAAAATATGCATATTTTATCTTGGTGATTGTGGCATCCATGCTAAGTCCTCCGGAATTGGTATCGCATCTCAGTGTAGCTGCGCCTATGATTTTGTTGTATGAAATCAGTATTTGGATATCAAGAATCGTTTATCGTAAACAATTGTTGATGCAACAATCGTATGAAGAACATTATTCGAGTGAAGAAGCGTAG
- a CDS encoding DUF1657 domain-containing protein — protein sequence MPTISKLQTILIQAEQLHAELHKASLDTIDPAAKNMYTQMTQTVSDISKGLSQRLEQLIQRQATIAQYYQKK from the coding sequence ATGCCAACCATTTCAAAATTGCAAACGATCTTGATACAAGCAGAACAATTACATGCAGAGCTTCATAAAGCTTCGTTAGATACAATAGATCCGGCTGCCAAAAACATGTATACACAAATGACGCAAACGGTATCAGATATTTCCAAAGGCTTGTCGCAACGATTAGAGCAATTGATACAGCGACAGGCTACGATCGCTCAGTACTACCAAAAAAAATAA
- the groES gene encoding co-chaperone GroES — protein sequence MIKPLGDRVVIKSVEKEEKTASGIVLPDTAKEKPQEGEVIAVGPGRYEDGKRVELDVRVGDRVIYSKYAGTEVKYDNTEYLILRESDILAVVER from the coding sequence ATGATCAAACCATTGGGTGACCGTGTTGTCATCAAATCAGTTGAAAAAGAAGAAAAAACAGCAAGTGGTATCGTATTGCCGGATACTGCGAAAGAAAAACCGCAGGAAGGTGAAGTAATCGCTGTTGGTCCTGGCCGTTATGAAGATGGCAAGCGCGTAGAATTGGATGTGCGCGTGGGTGACCGCGTGATCTATTCCAAATATGCGGGAACAGAAGTAAAGTATGACAACACCGAATACTTGATCTTGCGTGAAAGTGATATTTTAGCAGTTGTTGAAAGATAA
- the groL gene encoding chaperonin GroEL (60 kDa chaperone family; promotes refolding of misfolded polypeptides especially under stressful conditions; forms two stacked rings of heptamers to form a barrel-shaped 14mer; ends can be capped by GroES; misfolded proteins enter the barrel where they are refolded when GroES binds), whose product MAKEIKFREDARRAMLRGVDALADAVKVTLGPRGRNVVLEKKFGSPLITNDGVTIAKEIELEDAFENMGAQLVKEVATKTNDVAGDGTTTATVLAQALIREGLKNVTAGANPMVLRKGIEKAVIAAVAEIKAISKQVEGRENIAQVAAISAGDEEIGSLIADAMEKVGKDGVITVEESKGFTTELEVVEGMQFDRGYISPYMVTDADKMEAVLDEPYVLITDKKIGNIQEILPVLERVVQSGRPLLIIAEDVEGEALATLVVNKLRGTFTAVAVKAPGFGDRRKAMLQDIAILTGGQVISEEIGLELKSTTIDQLGRARQIRVSKENTIVVDGSGNTDDINARVNQIKVQLEETTSDFDREKLQERLAKLAGGVAVIKVGAATETELKEKKLRIEDALNATRAAVEEGIVAGGGTALVNAIRALDNVNVSDDELTGVNLVRRALEAPIRQIADNAGLEGSVIVERLKKEAVGIGFNAATGEWVDMIKAGIVDPAKVTRSALQNAASVAAMFLTTEAVVADKPEKDKAPAGMPGGMDGMGMM is encoded by the coding sequence GTGGCGAAAGAAATTAAGTTTCGTGAAGATGCGCGTCGTGCAATGTTGCGCGGAGTAGATGCTCTTGCAGATGCAGTAAAAGTGACTCTCGGACCTCGTGGACGCAACGTTGTCTTGGAGAAGAAATTTGGCTCTCCGCTGATTACAAATGACGGTGTAACCATTGCGAAAGAAATCGAATTGGAAGATGCTTTTGAAAACATGGGTGCGCAACTCGTAAAAGAAGTTGCAACCAAAACAAACGATGTAGCCGGTGACGGTACAACTACTGCAACTGTGCTTGCACAAGCATTGATTCGCGAAGGCTTGAAAAACGTTACGGCTGGCGCGAACCCAATGGTGCTTCGCAAAGGAATCGAAAAAGCAGTTATAGCTGCTGTTGCAGAAATCAAAGCTATTTCCAAGCAAGTAGAAGGCCGCGAAAATATTGCACAAGTTGCTGCAATCTCTGCTGGCGACGAAGAAATCGGTTCTTTAATTGCAGATGCAATGGAAAAAGTGGGGAAAGATGGCGTTATCACTGTTGAAGAGTCCAAAGGCTTCACAACAGAACTCGAAGTTGTTGAAGGTATGCAATTCGACCGTGGCTATATTTCTCCATACATGGTAACTGACGCTGATAAAATGGAAGCTGTTCTCGATGAGCCATATGTCTTGATCACTGACAAGAAAATCGGCAACATCCAGGAGATACTTCCTGTTCTCGAGCGTGTGGTTCAATCCGGTCGTCCGCTTTTGATCATCGCTGAAGATGTAGAAGGCGAAGCGCTTGCTACACTCGTAGTAAACAAACTCCGTGGAACATTTACAGCAGTGGCAGTAAAAGCTCCTGGATTTGGCGATCGTCGTAAAGCAATGTTGCAAGACATTGCAATTCTTACAGGCGGTCAAGTCATCAGCGAAGAAATTGGTCTCGAACTGAAGAGTACTACGATCGATCAATTAGGCCGTGCACGTCAAATTCGTGTAAGCAAAGAAAATACGATCGTTGTGGATGGGTCTGGCAACACCGACGATATCAATGCTCGTGTAAATCAAATCAAAGTTCAATTGGAAGAAACAACTTCTGACTTTGATCGTGAAAAATTGCAAGAGCGCCTTGCAAAACTCGCCGGCGGCGTAGCGGTCATTAAAGTTGGCGCAGCTACTGAAACCGAATTGAAAGAAAAGAAACTCCGCATCGAAGACGCTCTGAATGCAACGCGTGCGGCAGTTGAAGAAGGTATCGTAGCAGGTGGCGGCACAGCACTTGTAAATGCCATCCGTGCTCTTGACAATGTAAATGTTTCCGATGACGAATTGACAGGTGTAAATCTTGTCCGTCGTGCTTTGGAAGCGCCGATTCGTCAAATCGCCGACAATGCAGGTCTTGAAGGATCCGTCATCGTTGAGCGTTTAAAGAAAGAAGCTGTTGGTATTGGCTTCAATGCAGCAACGGGTGAATGGGTGGACATGATCAAAGCCGGTATCGTTGACCCGGCTAAGGTTACACGTTCTGCACTTCAAAACGCAGCAAGCGTTGCAGCGATGTTCCTCACAACAGAAGCGGTTGTCGCTGACAAACCGGAAAAAGATAAAGCACCTGCAGGCATGCCTGGCGGTATGGACGGTATGGGCATGATGTAA
- a CDS encoding cob(I)yrinic acid a,c-diamide adenosyltransferase yields MKLYTRTGDQGMTGVVGGRIRKDAIRVEAYGTVDELNAVIGQAISELDPNVFHDVIRELTEIQLELFDAGADLANVTKNPAYKIAGSMIDRLEVAMDTYEKEIPPIRRFVLPGGSKAAAVLHVARVVARRAERRVVTLAEQESINLEVRKYLNRLSDYLFMIARLANARQGISDIEYVRGGDVFK; encoded by the coding sequence ATGAAACTGTACACTCGCACAGGGGATCAAGGAATGACTGGAGTCGTGGGCGGCCGAATTCGAAAAGATGCCATTCGGGTTGAGGCATATGGGACCGTCGATGAATTGAATGCGGTCATTGGCCAGGCGATCAGTGAGCTTGATCCAAATGTTTTCCACGATGTAATACGTGAGTTGACGGAAATTCAGCTTGAATTGTTTGATGCAGGAGCGGATTTGGCCAATGTGACGAAAAACCCTGCATACAAAATTGCCGGCAGCATGATTGATCGTTTGGAAGTGGCAATGGATACATACGAGAAGGAAATCCCGCCGATTCGGCGTTTTGTCTTGCCGGGTGGCTCCAAAGCTGCCGCCGTTTTGCATGTGGCGCGTGTCGTTGCACGCAGAGCGGAACGCAGAGTCGTTACTTTGGCCGAACAAGAAAGCATAAATTTGGAAGTTCGCAAATACTTGAATCGCTTATCCGATTATTTATTTATGATTGCTCGTTTGGCAAATGCCAGACAAGGGATTTCCGATATCGAATATGTACGCGGAGGAGACGTTTTTAAATAG
- a CDS encoding sigma-70 family RNA polymerase sigma factor, producing MVSVVIDMFKGKDKKNILNDLVMEYGDTVLQLAFFYLHDKGLAEDAFQEVFIKVYNHLENFRGDSSLKTWICKITANVCRDRVRSWSFRNLLYYGDDTVYSTIDNHYADDSDLHGFDREQVLEAILNLPVPLREVIVLYYYKDFDTKEIASILKISEGTVRSRMHRAREKLKKTLEEGGVQFEAKASR from the coding sequence ATGGTTTCTGTCGTGATCGACATGTTTAAAGGTAAAGACAAAAAAAACATTCTGAATGACCTGGTCATGGAGTATGGTGATACGGTTTTGCAATTGGCATTCTTTTATTTGCATGATAAAGGACTTGCTGAAGATGCATTCCAGGAAGTATTTATAAAAGTATATAATCATTTGGAGAATTTTCGCGGCGACAGCAGTCTTAAGACTTGGATCTGCAAAATCACTGCAAATGTATGCAGAGATCGAGTCCGCTCCTGGTCCTTTCGCAATTTGCTGTACTATGGTGATGATACGGTTTATTCTACAATTGACAATCATTATGCAGATGATTCGGATTTGCATGGGTTTGATCGCGAACAAGTTTTGGAAGCTATTTTGAATTTGCCAGTCCCCTTACGTGAAGTGATTGTATTGTATTACTATAAAGACTTTGACACAAAGGAAATCGCTTCGATTCTGAAAATATCCGAAGGAACGGTTCGCAGTCGGATGCACCGCGCCAGAGAAAAATTAAAGAAGACACTTGAGGAAGGAGGGGTACAATTTGAAGCAAAAGCATCCAGATAA
- a CDS encoding alpha/beta-type small acid-soluble spore protein, whose translation MANNNNLVVGNAAKALDQMKYEIASEFGVQLGADTTSRQNGSVGGEITKRLVAFAEQQLSGR comes from the coding sequence ATGGCAAACAACAACAACTTGGTTGTAGGAAATGCAGCTAAAGCTCTGGATCAAATGAAGTACGAGATTGCGTCAGAATTCGGTGTTCAATTGGGTGCTGACACAACTTCCCGTCAAAACGGCTCTGTTGGTGGAGAAATCACAAAGCGTCTGGTTGCCTTTGCTGAACAACAGCTTTCTGGTCGTTAA
- a CDS encoding copper amine oxidase N-terminal domain-containing protein — translation MAVSSILWKLCRFLGTSAILAGGISFGSVSDVHATTLTATTSPAVFQFNNSYIYPDHEYAPINYNGHVYVSVRFVAENMGVDTTWNSDTHTVAFTTGTGQTGAPTPYIQISASKIKVDPQQINFVFNGQPVTLDSSYVAINYNGHIYVPARFVAEHLGAVVGWDGTTNTVTINWINGPYHGLLPWFAQAYPNEAIGAADIVQFENGKSYLVVQTKPDWMKNKPGTIYFISPNHTIVKFSSNIDFPTSASAIPLSSGTLIEIGGIVGAHSEYNYLFDLQNSQPEVFTKFFADNGLLTWIQDGKLDVFISNRTYAWDLVAADGQKDDSSKNVVEEYNPNTKEFNTIDSYTSSVFTPTDMNSNPRVDAVESIYYLRSISVNPNVASGLTYIPFTWSTSAITDYNNLKQSLSFLQSDDTQVVTLKTINESGTKANYLYQANGHSLLISLQKDTTWHVKDFAVDPSAQALQR, via the coding sequence ATGGCAGTATCCAGCATTCTGTGGAAATTGTGTAGGTTTTTAGGCACATCCGCTATACTTGCGGGTGGAATATCATTCGGATCTGTTTCTGATGTACATGCGACAACTCTGACTGCAACAACAAGCCCGGCCGTTTTTCAGTTCAATAACAGCTATATTTATCCGGATCATGAGTACGCTCCTATCAACTATAACGGCCATGTCTATGTATCCGTACGCTTTGTAGCAGAGAATATGGGCGTTGACACAACGTGGAACTCCGATACACATACGGTTGCATTCACCACCGGAACCGGTCAAACCGGTGCACCAACTCCCTATATTCAGATCTCAGCATCCAAAATAAAAGTTGATCCGCAACAGATAAACTTTGTATTTAACGGGCAACCGGTTACCCTTGATTCCTCTTATGTTGCCATTAACTATAATGGACATATCTATGTCCCTGCCCGATTCGTTGCTGAACATTTGGGAGCGGTTGTAGGTTGGGACGGAACGACAAACACTGTTACTATCAATTGGATCAACGGCCCATACCATGGGCTGCTGCCATGGTTTGCGCAAGCTTATCCAAATGAAGCCATCGGCGCTGCAGACATCGTACAGTTTGAAAACGGGAAATCCTATCTTGTGGTACAAACGAAACCCGACTGGATGAAAAACAAACCAGGAACGATTTATTTCATTTCGCCTAATCATACGATCGTGAAGTTTTCTTCCAATATCGATTTCCCCACGTCTGCATCAGCCATTCCATTGTCAAGTGGAACCTTGATTGAAATTGGCGGTATTGTTGGTGCTCACTCTGAATACAACTATCTATTTGATTTGCAAAACAGCCAACCGGAAGTCTTTACTAAATTTTTTGCAGATAACGGTCTGCTCACTTGGATCCAGGATGGAAAATTAGACGTATTTATCAGCAACCGCACATACGCTTGGGATTTGGTTGCAGCAGATGGGCAAAAAGATGACAGTTCCAAAAACGTGGTTGAAGAATATAATCCGAACACGAAAGAATTTAACACAATTGATTCGTATACATCCAGTGTCTTTACTCCGACCGATATGAACAGCAATCCGCGCGTTGATGCGGTAGAATCGATTTATTATCTGCGCAGCATTTCCGTGAATCCAAATGTGGCAAGCGGCCTAACCTATATTCCTTTTACTTGGTCAACATCAGCAATCACCGATTACAACAATCTAAAACAATCTTTATCATTTTTACAATCGGATGACACCCAGGTAGTAACACTGAAAACGATCAACGAATCTGGCACAAAAGCAAATTACCTCTATCAAGCAAACGGGCATTCCCTGCTTATTTCTCTCCAGAAAGACACCACTTGGCATGTGAAAGATTTTGCTGTTGACCCATCCGCTCAAGCATTGCAGCGATGA
- a CDS encoding murein hydrolase activator EnvC family protein gives MWSSRKNVTYVATAAVLLAGLLFPEMSSADELQTSQQQYQQMQQAKQQQQQQVAQLQSKEHTIGNQIQVIEGQLQDTENKISSLKQQIAQLDTQISQMKAKIETTQKLLEQRDELLKQRIRVMYENGTTSYLDVILSSTSFSDFLDRLSTLSLIADQDKKILEEIKKQKLALQQQQNQLQSDQQQRQQSYSQLLVLQQTQEQQKSQKQVALSQVHTQRIQEEKKINEEQTAMNQLAAQIQTMLAQQRAASSSSSSSGGAAQHGSGSWLWPVPDSHVVSSDYGWRTLFGGRDFHAGIDIAAPIGTKIVAAADGVVLFAGPASGYGHWIVILHPDGLMSIYGHMYGNELYVSKGQSVKAGQVIAAVGSDGEATGPHLHFAVANGITNGRMDTLNPWNYLK, from the coding sequence ATGTGGTCATCACGCAAGAATGTAACATATGTTGCCACGGCAGCTGTTTTGCTGGCGGGGCTTTTGTTTCCTGAAATGTCTTCTGCTGATGAATTGCAGACAAGCCAACAGCAATATCAGCAGATGCAGCAAGCCAAACAGCAGCAGCAGCAGCAAGTCGCTCAATTACAATCCAAAGAACATACCATCGGCAATCAGATTCAAGTGATTGAAGGTCAATTGCAGGATACGGAAAATAAAATTTCCAGCCTTAAGCAACAAATCGCCCAACTTGATACACAGATTAGCCAAATGAAAGCGAAAATTGAAACAACGCAAAAATTATTGGAACAGCGGGATGAATTGCTGAAGCAGCGGATTCGGGTAATGTACGAGAATGGGACGACTTCCTATTTGGATGTGATCTTGTCATCTACCAGTTTTTCTGATTTTCTCGATCGGTTGTCAACACTCAGCCTGATCGCTGATCAAGATAAAAAAATACTGGAAGAGATCAAGAAACAAAAACTCGCCCTTCAACAGCAGCAGAATCAACTGCAAAGCGATCAGCAGCAACGGCAGCAGTCGTATTCCCAATTGCTTGTGTTGCAGCAAACCCAAGAACAACAAAAGTCGCAAAAACAAGTGGCATTATCCCAAGTACATACACAGCGAATACAAGAAGAGAAAAAGATAAACGAAGAGCAAACAGCCATGAATCAATTGGCTGCGCAAATTCAAACGATGTTGGCGCAGCAACGGGCAGCATCCTCTTCTTCCTCATCATCAGGAGGCGCCGCACAGCATGGAAGCGGCTCATGGCTCTGGCCTGTGCCTGATTCCCATGTCGTGTCATCGGATTACGGCTGGCGAACCCTGTTTGGCGGACGCGACTTCCATGCGGGGATTGATATTGCGGCCCCGATTGGTACAAAGATTGTGGCAGCCGCAGATGGTGTGGTGTTATTTGCAGGACCCGCTTCCGGCTATGGCCACTGGATTGTCATATTGCATCCCGATGGTTTGATGTCGATCTATGGACACATGTATGGGAATGAATTATATGTTTCAAAAGGACAATCGGTAAAAGCCGGTCAGGTGATCGCAGCGGTTGGCAGTGATGGAGAAGCGACAGGTCCGCACTTGCATTTTGCAGTCGCCAATGGAATCACAAACGGAAGAATGGATACGTTAAATCCATGGAATTATTTAAAGTAG
- the guaA gene encoding glutamine-hydrolyzing GMP synthase, producing the protein MAQQRDFVAVLDFGSQYNQLITRRIREMQVYSELLPHTTTAETLRSMGVKGIVFSGGPKSAYEADAPTVDPEIFELGIPILGICYGMQLIAHRYQAKVQRASVREYGKAEIEVVQASGIFQELPARQQVWMSHSDLVEAPPAGFAVDAQTDHAPVAAMSNREKQMYCVQFHPEVNHSEYGAQMIRNFLYDVCGCTGNWKMSSYAEEAIAAIREKVGDRKVLCALSGGVDSSVAAVLVHRAIGENLTCMFVDHGLLRKDEADLVMQTFAEGFHMNVVKIDASERFLNRLEGVADPERKRKIIGEEFIRVFEEEAKTLGQFDFLAQGTLYTDIIESGTATAATIKSHHNVGGLPEEFDFELLEPLNSLFKDEVRALGEELGITREIVWRQPFPGPGLAIRIIGEVTKEKLEILREADYVLRDEIKKSNLEKEIWQYFTVLPGLRSVGVMGDERTYSYTIGIRAVTSKDGMTADWARIPYDVLERISNRIVNEVPDVNRIVYDITSKPPATIEWE; encoded by the coding sequence ATGGCACAACAAAGAGATTTTGTAGCAGTATTGGATTTTGGCAGTCAATACAATCAATTGATTACGCGGCGGATTCGCGAAATGCAAGTCTATTCGGAGTTGTTGCCGCATACGACCACAGCAGAGACGCTTCGTTCCATGGGGGTAAAAGGAATCGTTTTTTCCGGCGGACCCAAAAGCGCATATGAAGCGGATGCGCCGACAGTTGATCCGGAAATTTTTGAATTGGGCATACCGATCTTGGGAATTTGCTACGGCATGCAATTGATTGCACATCGATACCAAGCAAAAGTGCAGCGCGCGTCTGTTCGGGAATATGGAAAAGCGGAGATTGAAGTTGTACAAGCATCCGGTATTTTTCAGGAATTGCCTGCCCGGCAGCAAGTGTGGATGAGCCATAGCGATCTGGTGGAAGCGCCGCCGGCCGGCTTTGCTGTCGATGCCCAAACAGACCATGCGCCGGTGGCGGCGATGAGCAATCGGGAAAAACAAATGTATTGCGTGCAATTTCATCCGGAAGTGAACCATTCCGAATACGGAGCGCAAATGATTCGGAACTTCTTATATGACGTTTGTGGTTGTACAGGAAATTGGAAAATGTCTTCATACGCAGAAGAAGCGATTGCAGCGATCCGGGAAAAAGTCGGCGACAGAAAAGTATTGTGCGCATTGTCTGGCGGCGTTGACTCTTCTGTTGCTGCAGTACTTGTCCACCGTGCCATCGGTGAAAATTTGACATGCATGTTCGTGGATCATGGATTGCTTCGCAAAGACGAGGCAGATCTTGTCATGCAGACATTTGCGGAAGGATTTCACATGAATGTGGTGAAAATCGACGCTTCCGAACGTTTTCTCAATCGTTTGGAAGGCGTTGCAGACCCGGAGCGCAAACGGAAAATCATCGGCGAGGAATTCATCCGGGTATTCGAAGAAGAAGCGAAAACACTTGGTCAATTTGACTTCCTTGCACAAGGGACCTTGTATACGGACATCATCGAAAGCGGTACGGCGACAGCAGCCACGATCAAATCCCACCACAATGTGGGAGGACTGCCGGAAGAATTTGATTTTGAATTGTTGGAGCCGTTAAATTCCCTGTTTAAAGATGAAGTTCGGGCATTGGGTGAAGAATTGGGCATTACGCGGGAAATCGTCTGGCGGCAGCCGTTTCCTGGACCAGGGCTGGCGATCCGGATTATTGGCGAAGTTACAAAAGAAAAGCTGGAGATTTTACGCGAAGCGGATTATGTACTGCGGGACGAGATCAAAAAGTCAAACCTTGAGAAAGAAATCTGGCAGTATTTCACTGTGTTGCCAGGTCTTCGCAGCGTAGGAGTCATGGGGGATGAGCGTACATATTCATATACGATTGGCATTCGTGCCGTGACGTCAAAAGATGGCATGACTGCCGATTGGGCGAGAATTCCTTACGATGTATTGGAGCGAATCTCCAATCGGATTGTCAATGAAGTTCCGGATGTCAATCGGATTGTGTATGATATCACTTCCAAGCCACCCGCTACCATTGAATGGGAATAA
- a CDS encoding NCS2 family permease — MDKLFRLKENKTTVRTEILAGLTTFITMAYILIVNPITLTAGGGTGMDFNAVFVATAIGAGLVTILMGLFVNFPIALAPGMGLNAYFATVILSSGGKITWQIGLAAVFISGIIFIILTLTKIRQMMLVAIPKSLRAATTVGIGLFITIIGFKNSGLLSAFYIGKNAVKSLHPINGMDWLLQLGNFVHDKSVLLTLIGLLITSVLMVMRAPASILLGIVITTIIGIPMGITDVSSLAKAHWIPDFSHVAFGRLDLAGALNTGLLTIIFTFTFVELFDTFGTLTGTAAKAGLLDKPDGNEKIGRAMLVDAAGVSLGALLGTSTITAFVESASGVSQGGRTGLTAVTSGVFFLLSLFIAPLALLVPGVATSPALIIVGVLMAGAVREIDWDDFVNAIPAFLTLIIMPFTYSIANGISFGIIFYVVLALANNMVGGKHKIHWLMWFLAILVVVRFLFTDINV; from the coding sequence ATGGATAAACTGTTTCGTTTAAAAGAAAATAAAACAACGGTAAGAACAGAAATCCTTGCTGGGCTTACGACGTTTATTACGATGGCTTATATATTGATTGTCAACCCTATTACCTTAACCGCCGGCGGCGGCACAGGCATGGATTTTAATGCGGTGTTTGTAGCAACTGCAATCGGTGCAGGTCTTGTTACCATTCTGATGGGGTTGTTTGTGAATTTTCCGATTGCATTGGCACCGGGAATGGGGTTGAACGCATATTTTGCGACTGTCATTTTGAGCTCCGGCGGCAAAATCACTTGGCAGATTGGGTTGGCAGCCGTATTTATTTCCGGTATCATCTTTATTATTTTGACTTTGACGAAGATTCGCCAAATGATGTTGGTGGCGATCCCAAAGTCTTTACGTGCAGCTACAACTGTCGGGATTGGCTTGTTCATAACGATTATCGGTTTTAAAAACAGCGGCCTCTTGTCTGCCTTTTATATCGGAAAGAATGCGGTCAAATCATTACATCCGATAAACGGTATGGATTGGTTGCTGCAATTGGGAAATTTCGTTCATGATAAAAGTGTATTGCTTACGTTGATCGGTCTTTTGATTACTTCTGTTTTGATGGTCATGCGCGCTCCTGCCTCCATCCTGTTGGGAATTGTCATTACGACTATCATTGGCATACCGATGGGAATTACAGATGTATCTTCATTGGCGAAAGCGCATTGGATTCCTGATTTTTCACATGTCGCATTTGGCAGACTGGATCTTGCCGGTGCGCTGAATACAGGGTTGTTGACAATCATCTTCACATTTACATTTGTCGAGTTGTTCGATACGTTCGGCACATTGACCGGAACAGCCGCAAAGGCAGGGCTTTTGGACAAGCCGGATGGAAATGAAAAGATCGGCCGCGCCATGTTGGTGGATGCTGCCGGTGTAAGCTTGGGCGCATTGCTTGGCACCAGTACGATAACGGCGTTTGTGGAAAGTGCATCCGGGGTTTCCCAAGGCGGACGCACCGGGTTGACCGCCGTCACATCCGGCGTATTTTTCTTGCTTTCTCTGTTTATCGCTCCGTTAGCGCTGTTGGTTCCTGGTGTCGCCACATCTCCTGCGCTAATCATCGTTGGTGTTTTGATGGCGGGAGCAGTAAGGGAAATCGATTGGGATGATTTTGTAAATGCCATTCCTGCATTTTTGACATTGATTATTATGCCGTTTACCTATTCGATTGCGAATGGGATTTCTTTTGGGATCATCTTTTATGTAGTATTGGCGCTCGCCAATAACATGGTTGGCGGAAAACACAAAATCCATTGGTTAATGTGGTTTCTGGCGATTTTGGTTGTTGTCCGGTTTTTGTTTACAGACATTAATGTATAG